ATCATTGGCCAAGCATTTAAAGAAAAATTTCGGTCCCTCAAAAAAgcaaaaatcaaacaaaaatatCCATGTCTGCCATTAATAAATAAAAGTTGGCAGTCAATGATCGTGATACAGGACTAACTAAATTCAAAGGTAAAGATGAGTTTACTGTGTCCAAATAAACCGTTGATCTTCGAGAAGGATTCATTTATACATGCTATTCAGTATTAACATTCTGTAAATGAAAAGGTAAATCCTTTAAAACACTTGGTACATACTCTGATTAAAAACAGTCATAGAAAACATTTCTATAATGAACAAAGTTTAAACATTTGATCAACGAAGTGAGTTGTTAAAGCCATTGCAGTTGATGTCTCCTTGAACAGCTACACCTTTCTGATCAGCAGGGTTCAATTCAGTGCCTCTAACAAAATTAAGCCATCTTTCTTGAAGAATATCCAAGATCTCCACGTCTCTGAATAATATTATACCAGAATATATATAAACGCTTAGAAATATTATTACATATCAAGATATCATATTAGTATTATAGGGACTATCAAATGTTAAGAAGTTATCTACCTTGGATGAGAAGCTTTTCTTGGAACCTGTTCATGAAAACGAGGACCCTCATCATAACCTTCGCATATAATTTCCCCACTTTCATCTGTATAGCAAATTATTCCATTAGACCGATCTTCAAAAACCTGCACCCCAAAACAAATTGCATATGAGTAAACCATGGCTTGTTTCCAAATAACCATTCCAACCCAGTTGAGATTGATGCTTTTTGGAtcttaatcaataaaaaaaaaacttgagaTTGAGATGTATGTATAATTGTATCAAGAGTCAATGGTGCAAgaacaaagaaaaagaaataaaagagtTGACCTTCTCTTTAAAAGAGGATCTGATCTTGAGACTTGGTGCTGTTGTTTTCTTGACTGGAATGTGTCTCTGTTTGAGCCTCAAAACGTTGCCAAAAGGCTTTATGACTAAGCCAGACTTTTTAGTCAATAAATGAGGCGAAAACTGACATGTTAAGGCCATTGATGAACTCTCTTGgtactagaagaagaagaagaagaaaaaataaaaagagaagagAATAGAAGATGAAGAAGTTAGAAGGTGGTTTTTGGTGTTGCTCTGGCCTAAATAGTAAATAGAAAAATGACCTGGTCACATATGTGTTCTCTTAACTCGTTTATTTTTGAGTTAAGCGCATAgccaataaaaaaagaaaacatatatatatatatatataaaactcaATTATTGGAAGGTTATGTCATTTCATAATGCCATTATAATGGTAAATATAGGttagggccccactttgcttatCTTCTTCTACCTATTGATACCGGTGAAACCCAAGTCATATTGTTAGTGGTAGTGGGTCTAATCACAACTTCACCAATCCAAACTCAAATCtttattcttcttatttttttcttctttaaaatCTTCTTTCCTTCCTTTTGAATTTTATTGCTAAACTTGAAAAGAAAGAGCTTACTAAAATGGTTTTTCGTGGCTTATGTTCAAAGTCTTCACATATTTGTTTGAAAATCAATCACTTCACTTGATGTATTTCCTTAAAGAATCATTGCATCAATGAAAACATCCAATGACAGCTAATGTATACACGCAAGCATGCATAAATGTATGAAATATGTATCTCTGTCTATGCCTCTGTGAGGTAAGGATTAGAAAAAAAATGTGGCTTAAAATAAAACTTTTCAATATCTTTAAGACTTTCTTTTAAAATTATCTTATAATAGAAAGCAGATAATATGACCCATAAAAAAATTATGAGTCACatagaaagctaagaaaaatgTAATAGGATGTAGGAGAATTAATAAAATACTGTTTACTTTATGACCTCTTTGTATAGTTTTCATTTATAGAATTGTTATGGATAATTATTGATATCCAACACCGTGGCATACTGTTATTAGTATAATTTAATATTGGGTCttatatatttgaatttaataagtattatagaGTATCAATAACCAATCACGGCTTCATTTGATGTTGATAACCTTAAAGTACAAAATATCATCACTCTTTCATTTATTTATGAAAGAAAGACAAAagcataaaaattaattaattatattagttgTCTTCAATCTACTGGACAGTGGCTACTCACTAACTATATAACTTAATATTATCTTTTGGTTATGACTTATATGCATACGGAAGACTTGTTTATAAGTAATGGGTACCTTATTTATTAACTTAAACTTGTGGTTGGATTACATTCATCAATCATAGTCAACAGTTCATagagtatattatatatatatatatatatttatatgattaagTTATAGCTGGTTGggccaattttttatttttattttttaaagatgGCTTATCATTATTTAACTTTTTGCTTAGATAAAGTCCGTTATTAAGAACCTGATTATCATTCATCGAAGTGGAATATGCTGACTTTCTCTTCACGAGGACAAGCAGCAAATATTAAGCACCAAGTCGACACAAATTTGTACTAAATTTTTAAAAGATCGGatggatccgatccgatccaacggATAACCAATGGATGAAACCGAATCGATCCAATCAtccattggatcggatcggattggttggttcaagatgattggatcggatcggttccaaaaatccaacatccaattggatgattggatcggatcggatggacttaaaaacattggatgtcatccaatgaacacccctagttatggggaagaagaagatgagtgagGGTTGTGCGTGACTGTGTGTTTCAGTTTATGTGAGTGAGAGAAAAGGCATAATAGGAAAAGTGATTAAAAAATTGGGCATAAATAAAAGAATTTTAAAATCTGGTTAAAAATTAAAGATGTCCTCTAACAAAGGTACTCCGTCTAATTTTTacctttttttaatataaattattgaATAAAACCTCATGTATGTATAACTGTATGGGATTTCATTAAAGAGAAAAATACATAGTGGTGGGCTATGTTCTATTTTGGGACTGGAAGATTACGCTGGCCCAATACGCGTTGTCGTTTTATGAAGTTCTTAGCATCTTGCCCTTTGTCATTTTCGTTACGCCGTTTTCATACGAACCTTTATTAATGCCGTCTGTCGGGGACTTACGCCTATCTGGATTGTGGAAGGAAGGAAGCCCATCGATATTGTTGTAGGCCCATAAATTTGTTATTTTGCAGGCCCAATTACTGAATTTTGATGTCTTTGCTCCTTGTCGTTTCTATAGGCCATTACACGCATTGCCGTGTTCGGCCATgcccttaaatatatatatatatatattttttttttttttgacataaCCCTTAAATATATTATCGACACAATAAATTTGACAGCTAATTTTATTGTAATTTCAAATAAAGATAATTTGTTCTCTAAAGTAAAATAAagattgatttttaaaataagtATTCAATAGCTTATAAGTGAtagttttaataaattaaaaaaggtAAATGTTTAAGTGATTTTCAAGTACTGTAGAATTTACACTATATTTGGTATGAAGGACAATAAATGggagagaaagaaaggaaagtataTTTTTCTGTTAGTTGTTTTGTATGTGGGAAGGAATGAAAAGTGATTTGctgtaaaattattatattaccattaaattattaatataaaatttgTGTGGAGAAAATTAATTTAGGAATtatacatttacttgtatttataaaaaaatctcTCTCTTCTTTAGGGATGCATATTTTCCGGAGACGGAGAATGTCCGTCTAAATGGGAAACGAGAATAATTTTCAATCCCATAATGTTAAACAGGGTCGGGGCATGAATGGAACTCCCCATCACAATAAGATCttgtttaaattattatatatttttgtaatattttatatctttttttttacatgttattgtagtatattagtaactgttttaatattttaaaatttatttgggATAATGTTTAGTGTTggggcaacaatttgtctttctatatatGGAAGTAAAGACCCGACAACGTTTGGCGACTTGCTTCTTCTCCGGTGATGAAACCTGCCTTTAACTCGTCGGGATTTCCTGCAAGAAAGgcactccgatgcttaagtcagttcaaagTTTCGTGTCCTTCTTCCTCttaaaatctcatatttataggatgAAATATATAAAACAGTTAGTTGGTTCAAGTGGACCCTGACAAGGAGGAAGGAGAATAActaaatttccctccaaaaataccaacttttaaaATGTCTCGCTCAGAGGTCAGAGGCGCGGATTGCCTCTGACCTACGGCTTCTGCCTTCGGATCATCCCTGTGTATAAACGCTccgttttgaatatttgataaatgaggcTAGTGTTTTCGGGCCGAGCATTTTGGGCCCAACATTtagtattttaaatcataaatgttgtacaatattttaatttacatataatttacttttttattttaaaattttaatttaaaattgaatttttaaaataaataggTTCCTCATAGGGATTATCCGCTCCAATAGGGGATTCCTCACCCCATCCTTGACGAGGAATAAACGGGGATGGGATggggattaaaattataaatgggGACGGGGACGGGGATGGGGGAGCACTCCCCACCAATTCTCCGCCTCGTGTGCATCATTACTCCTCTTTTCTCTCCAAATTTGATGGGGAAAATATTGGTGGCCGGACTCAAAAATAGTTTagcacaaaaataaataatttatttttatttataattctgACATTAATTATAATAAGGATATTTGTGACATAAATACCCAATGTTTCACACTTGCTACAGATAAATAcataatcttttatttttacggcaaaaatattcaatgttcaatatatgttaaagataaatacctaatctattttatttgcggcaaaaatacataaaattgctAAAACATTGCTTCTGTGAGTACCTCATCTGATAAGCATGCTCACTAAGAAGACATTTGTCACCTGTAATCGatcaatttcatatatttaaaaaaaaaacattttaaatcaatacaaatttagaaaatacatattttaaaGATAAAAACACCCAAATTATGGAGTAATACATGTTTGGTGAGTCTACTCTTAACAACTCCAACAGAGGAAACACTGACAAAAGCAGTGTTTTAGCAACTTTTGGTATTTTCGCcgcaaagaaaaaatattaagtatttatttttaacatatattgaatatttaatat
This genomic interval from Humulus lupulus chromosome 8, drHumLupu1.1, whole genome shotgun sequence contains the following:
- the LOC133794629 gene encoding uncharacterized protein LOC133794629 — translated: MALTCQFSPHLLTKKSGLVIKPFGNVLRLKQRHIPVKKTTAPSLKIRSSFKEKVFEDRSNGIICYTDESGEIICEGYDEGPRFHEQVPRKASHPRDVEILDILQERWLNFVRGTELNPADQKGVAVQGDINCNGFNNSLR